The DNA window CGCACATCTATTCGGCCGGGATCATCTAATGCGGATAACCGCAACCCTGACGGTTGTGCGCAGATGGAGTATCAGATCTTCTTGTTTTTCGTGAGAGAAAACTTACCAGGTATTAATGCCCATACTCAGGGCGTGATCTGTTCCAGGACCTTGCCGGAGGCGTCCAGGACAAAGAGCCGGAAACCCGCTTCAGCCGCCTTGGGGGCCAGGGTCTGGTATTGGATGGCCTGAACCTCGTATTTGATCCCCTGGTCCCGGGCCAGAAGCTTCAGCCCGTCAAGGGCCGCATCCTTTTCGAGCCAGACGGGGATGAAGGATATCCCTTCTTTCTCATCCCGCTGCCCCAGAAACTGTTCGTTTTCGCCCGGATCTTGAACCACCACCCAGATCCACTGGTCATTCTGAATCATGTTCCTCATACCCTCCTTTGATGGGATGCGCTATTCTGGTCATTATCTTCCCGTTCGTCAACCCTTAACCCGGAAGAGCCGAATCAACAAAGTCTCACACGGAGACGCAGAGACACGGAGGAAACTCAATCCCTCAATCCCCATTTCCGTCTCTCGGTTTGAAAAACGGCTTGAACTCCTCGTAATCGAACGCCGCGTCGATCTCCCTCAGGGTATCCGCCTTTCTCCGTTTGCGATGCCGTACGAGATAGCCGATGTCCTCTAAAATGGCATAATACGCCGGAACCATGGAGAGGATCAGGATAGTGGAAAACGCCAGGCCCCACATGATGGCCGTGGCCAGGGGGGCCCAGAAGACCGACTTGCCGCCCACGCCCAGGGCCATGGGGGCCAGACCGCAGATGGTGGTGAGAGAGGTGAGGATGATCGGCCGCATTCGCACATGGCATCCCCTTAAAATGGCCAGATAGAGTTCTTTCGGATGTTCCTTCCTGTACCGATTGATAAAATCGATGAGGACCAGGGAGTCGTTGACCACAATCCCGGTGAGGGTCAACAGACCGATCAGGGTAACAAAGGTCAATGGATTGTTGCTTACCAGAAGTCCTACCATGACCCCCAGGGTGACAAAGGGGATGGTGATCATAATGATGAAGGGCTGGGTAAAGGAGTTGAACTGGAGCGAGAGGATGAAGAATATGAGGAAGAGGGCCATGATGCCTGCCTGGCCCAGTTCCATGAGAGAGGAATTGGTTTCCTCCTGAAGACCCCCGGCGATCATCCTCGCCCCCGGAAAATCGGTCCGGATTTTTTCGAAATAGTCCTTTGCCACGGCATTGGCCCTGACCGCGGTCATCTTTTCACCGCTCAGCTGGGAGAAGAACCCGGTCGACCCCTCGGGTGTATCCTGTACCTCCCTGATGTTGGCTGTCAGGCGGACGGTCCGCTTGCCGTTGTAGTGATAGATATTGTGAAACCCCGGGGTCAGGCGGATATCGGCCATTTCCTTGAGCGGCACCTCCCCATATCCGGGGACCACGATCATCATGTTCACCAGATCGTCGAAATCGCGGCGGAATTCGGGGAGGTACTTCAGCTTGACCTCCTGTTCTTCCCGCCCCTGGTTGTACGTGGCGACGGCCAGCCCGTGGAATGCGGCCTGGACCGCCATGACCAGATGGTTCTGGTCGATCCCCAGTTTCTTGGCCTTGGCCTCGTCCACGGTGATCTCCATGAACTGCTTTTCCCTGGAAAAATCGTCCTGGATATCCACGATTCCCCGATGTTTTGCCATCTCTTCCCGGATCAGGCGGGATATTCCGGCGGAACTCTCCCATTGGGGCGACTGGATTTTGATATCCACATCCGCGCCCACCGGAGGGCCTTCGATCAGGCGTTCCAGGACGAATGAGGTGGCCCCCAGGGAGGTCAGGAGGTGTCCGGCCTCTTCCCTGACCCTGTCCATCAACTCGACCACAGAGTGGTCCCGCTCTTTTTCGTCCTTCAGGATCACCATGAGCATTCCGAAATGGGTTCCGTAGATCGGCTCATAGTTGATCTCTTTCATCCCTGCCACGGCAATGGGGGCCTTCAGTTCATCGCCGATCCGTTCCCTCACCAGATCCGAGAGGGCCATGAGTGTCTTCCTGGATCTTTCCAGGGTGGAGTTGGCCGGCAGATCGAAATAGATATTGAACCTGGGGAACACGTCGCTCTTCGGGAACATCACAAAATCTGTCTTGAAATAGAGAAAAAAGGCCAGGGCAGTGGAAAACAGGATAAACAGGACGGAGATATAGCGATGACGAAGGATGACCCGCAGATAGGGGTAATAGATTCTTCTGACCGGGTGGAAGATGTCGAACCGTGGTTTCCGCTTTTTTCCGTCACCGGTTTTCGGTGTCAATTCAACCACATGGGATGGAAGCATGAAGAAAACCTCGAAGAGAGAGGCGGTCAGGGCAAAGATGACCACCTTGGGGAGGTCGGCCAGGTACCGGCCGATGACGCCGCCCACCATGACGAGGATCGGGAAAAAGGCGACCATGGTGGTGGTGACCGAGGCCAGGACCGGGGCCAGGACCTGCCGGCTCCCCTCCAGGGTGGCCTGAACCAGGGACTTTCCCTTCTCTATATGACGGTAGATATTTTCGAGTACCACAATGGCGTCATCCACCACGATGCCGAGGACCAGGATCAGACCAAAAAGGGTCAGGGCGTTGATGGAAAGGCCGAAGGCCTTCATGAGGATGAATGTCAGGAGGAAAGATACCGGGATGCCCACAGAGGCAAAGAGGGCATTCCTGATCCCCATGGAGACCCATAGGACCAGGAAGACCAGGCCGATGCCGAACATGCCGTTGACCTGAAGCTCTTTGATCCGCTTCTTGATTTCCCGGGACTGATCGAAATAGAGGGTGGTCTTGAGACCGGGGTACTGGGCCGGAATCTCGTTCATGAGCCTCTTGACGTCGTCCACGATCTGAATCATGTTGACGTTCTTTTTCCGCTTGATGCCCAGGACCAGGGCGTTTTTCTTGTCGATAAAGGTCAGGGTCCAGGGCTTTTCCAGGGTGGGCGTGATCCGGGCGAGGTCCCGCAGGTATATTGTTCCTTTGTCGGTGCTCCGAAGGACAATCTCTCCCAGGTCCTTGGGATCTTGAGGCTCCCCCACCATGCGGATGGCGGTTTCGTGGGCGTCCATCTCCACTGTGCCGCCGGGAAGATTTCGAGTGCGCTCGGCAATGGCCTGGGCCACTTCGGGTACGGAGATGCCATAGGCGGACATGCGGCGGGGATTCAATTCGATCCATATTTCGGGTTCCCGCTCCCCTACGATATCCACCTCTGAAACCCCCTTAATGTTTTCAAAGGCGTCGGCCACGTCGCGGGCGACGTCCTGAAGCTGCATCATCGGGATCTGACCCGAGAGCCCCACCATGCATACGGGGAAGATGGCAACATCGATCTCGATTACGATCGGGACCTCGGCCTCTTCAGGGAGGTTGTCGACGCGATCCACCGCGTTCCTCACCTCCTGCATGGCCTGGTCGATCTCATAGTCGTTGAGCTGGGTGTTGAAGTAGACGTGAATCTTGGAGGTGCTCTCGTAGGAGCTGGATTCAAACCGGCGTATTTCGGATATGCCTTTTAATTCGTCCTCGATCTTCTTGGTCACCAGGCTTTCCATCTCCTCGGGTGAAAACCCCGGGCAGATGGTGATAATCAACCCCTCGCCGATGGTGATGTCCGGATCCAGGAATCGCGGCATGGACCGATAGGCATAGATGCCGAAGATCAGGATGAGAAGGAGGGCCATCCGAACCACGATGGGCCTCGATAGGCTGAACCGGGTGAGAAACATAGCAAGAAGCGCCTAAAGTAAGGTCATGTGACTAACGTGAGCTAAAGTTTACCCTGTGAAATGCGAAGCCTATTTCTCCGGGGTGCCCGGAGATCAACGCGCCTGACGCCTAACGCCTAACGCCTTACGCCTACTGCCTCACCTTCACCGCCTCCCCCTCCTTGAGCCCCGAGGGATTGGTAATAATCAGGTCCTGGCTTTGGAGACCCTTCAGTATCTCCACGCGGTTTTCGTAGTAGGCCCCCAGGGTGACCTCTTTAAACCGGGCCTTTTGATCCTCAAAAACATATATGCCGATTTTACCGTCTTGTTCCGAGAGCCAGGCAGAGGGGATTTTGACCACCTTCTTGCCGGC is part of the Deltaproteobacteria bacterium genome and encodes:
- a CDS encoding efflux RND transporter permease subunit codes for the protein MFLTRFSLSRPIVVRMALLLILIFGIYAYRSMPRFLDPDITIGEGLIITICPGFSPEEMESLVTKKIEDELKGISEIRRFESSSYESTSKIHVYFNTQLNDYEIDQAMQEVRNAVDRVDNLPEEAEVPIVIEIDVAIFPVCMVGLSGQIPMMQLQDVARDVADAFENIKGVSEVDIVGEREPEIWIELNPRRMSAYGISVPEVAQAIAERTRNLPGGTVEMDAHETAIRMVGEPQDPKDLGEIVLRSTDKGTIYLRDLARITPTLEKPWTLTFIDKKNALVLGIKRKKNVNMIQIVDDVKRLMNEIPAQYPGLKTTLYFDQSREIKKRIKELQVNGMFGIGLVFLVLWVSMGIRNALFASVGIPVSFLLTFILMKAFGLSINALTLFGLILVLGIVVDDAIVVLENIYRHIEKGKSLVQATLEGSRQVLAPVLASVTTTMVAFFPILVMVGGVIGRYLADLPKVVIFALTASLFEVFFMLPSHVVELTPKTGDGKKRKPRFDIFHPVRRIYYPYLRVILRHRYISVLFILFSTALAFFLYFKTDFVMFPKSDVFPRFNIYFDLPANSTLERSRKTLMALSDLVRERIGDELKAPIAVAGMKEINYEPIYGTHFGMLMVILKDEKERDHSVVELMDRVREEAGHLLTSLGATSFVLERLIEGPPVGADVDIKIQSPQWESSAGISRLIREEMAKHRGIVDIQDDFSREKQFMEITVDEAKAKKLGIDQNHLVMAVQAAFHGLAVATYNQGREEQEVKLKYLPEFRRDFDDLVNMMIVVPGYGEVPLKEMADIRLTPGFHNIYHYNGKRTVRLTANIREVQDTPEGSTGFFSQLSGEKMTAVRANAVAKDYFEKIRTDFPGARMIAGGLQEETNSSLMELGQAGIMALFLIFFILSLQFNSFTQPFIIMITIPFVTLGVMVGLLVSNNPLTFVTLIGLLTLTGIVVNDSLVLIDFINRYRKEHPKELYLAILRGCHVRMRPIILTSLTTICGLAPMALGVGGKSVFWAPLATAIMWGLAFSTILILSMVPAYYAILEDIGYLVRHRKRRKADTLREIDAAFDYEEFKPFFKPRDGNGD